In Magnetococcales bacterium, the following are encoded in one genomic region:
- a CDS encoding electron transport complex subunit E, with product MSDVTYKQIASDGIWNNNPVFAQLLGMCPLLGVTTTAENGIGMGLASLAVLLGSNIVVSLVRNYIPRDVRIPSYIVIIASFVTIIDLTMNAWLHDLHKTLGLFIPLIVVNCAILGRSEAFASKNTVVKAIADGIFMGLGFTLALFLLGAAREILGAGQIFGYDLFGASFHPALGFVLPPGAFIALGFILALVKWIDQMREAAAEKREAAAAPPVQPQPETA from the coding sequence TGACGGCATCTGGAACAACAATCCGGTCTTTGCCCAGCTTTTGGGGATGTGTCCTCTGCTGGGGGTGACAACGACGGCTGAAAATGGCATCGGCATGGGGCTCGCTTCCCTGGCGGTGTTGTTGGGTTCCAACATCGTGGTTTCCCTGGTGCGCAACTATATCCCCCGGGATGTGCGTATTCCCTCCTACATCGTGATCATCGCCTCGTTCGTGACGATCATTGATCTGACCATGAACGCCTGGCTGCACGATCTCCACAAGACTCTGGGTCTCTTTATCCCGCTGATTGTGGTGAACTGTGCGATTTTGGGTCGTTCGGAGGCTTTTGCTTCGAAGAATACGGTGGTTAAGGCGATAGCGGACGGGATTTTTATGGGTCTTGGCTTTACGCTGGCGCTCTTTTTGTTGGGGGCGGCTCGGGAAATTTTGGGTGCCGGGCAGATTTTTGGTTATGATCTGTTTGGAGCGAGCTTTCATCCGGCGTTGGGGTTTGTGTTGCCACCGGGGGCATTTATTGCCTTGGGCTTTATACTGGCGCTGGTGAAATGGATCGATCAGATGCGGGAGGCGGCTGCCGAAAAAAGAGAAGCGGCTGCAGCTCCCCCAGTCCAGCCCCAACCTGAAACTGCCTGA